One region of Paralichthys olivaceus isolate ysfri-2021 chromosome 12, ASM2471397v2, whole genome shotgun sequence genomic DNA includes:
- the gpx2 gene encoding glutathione peroxidase 2, which produces MTFIAKTFYDLKATKLEGESVDFNVFRGRVVLIENVASLUGTTTQDFSQLNQLQSKYPHRLVVLGFPCNQFGYQENCSNGEILSSLQHVRPGGGFQANFTIFEKCDVNGTNTHPVFAYLKDKLPYPDDDPNSLMQDPKFLVWSPVCRTDVSWNFEKFLIGPEGEPFKRYSKRFPTIDIEPDIQRLLRLTKT; this is translated from the exons ATGACGTTCATCGCCAAGACGTTCTACGACCTGAAGGCCACCAAGCTGGAGGGCGAATCGGTGGACTTCAACGTGTTCCGAGGACGGGTGGTGCTCATCGAGAACGTGGCCTCGCTCTGAGGCACCACCACCCAGGACTTCAGCCAACTCAATCAACTTCAGAGCAAGTACCCTCATCGGCTGGTGGTCCTGGGTTTCCCCTGTAACCAGTTTGGATATCAG GAGAACTGCTCCAATGGTGAGATCCTGAGCTCCCTGCAGCATGTGCGTCCTGGTGGTGGCTTTCAGGCCAACTTCACTATCTTTGAGAAGTGTGACGTCAACGGAACAAACACGCATCCCGTCTTCGCCTATCTGAAAGACAAGCTCCCCTACCCCGACGACGACCCCAACTCCCTCATGCAGGACCCCAAGTTTCTGGTTTGGAGTCCTGTCTGCAGGACAGACGTGTCTTGGAACTTTGAAAAATTTCTCATCGGGCCTGAAGGAGAGCCCTTTAAGAGATACAGCAAAAGGTTCCCCACCATTGACATCGAGCCCGACATTCAGAGATTGTTAAGATTAACCAAGACCTAA
- the LOC109627925 gene encoding ras-related protein Rab-15-like has product MAKQYDMLFRLLMLGDSGVGKTCMLRRFTDSEFDPSHISTIGVDFKMKTLEIDGVKVRIQIWDTAGQERYQTITKQYYRRAQGIIFVYDITSEAAFQHIAKWASDVDDYAPNKMQRILVGNKSDEELRRQVTTEQGSKLAETYEMEFFETSASTSNNIREAFTRLTELVLQAHKRDTDNLLSSLDDYLEKAALEDVGSKDTDNNAQRSCAC; this is encoded by the exons ATGGCCAAACAGTACGACATGTTGTTCCGGCTGCTCATGCTCGGAGACTCTGGGGTGGGGAAGACGTGCATGTTGCGCAGGTTCACCGACAGTGAGTTTGACCCGTCACACATCTCCACCATCG gTGTCGATTTTAAGATGAAAACATTAGAAATAGATGGAGTCAAGGTGCGAATACAGATATG GGACACAGCTGGTCAGGAGCGTTATCAGACCATTACCAAACAATACTACAGACGGGCACAG GGTATCATTTTTGTGTACGACATCACCAGCGAGGCGGCCTTTCAGCACATAGCCAAGTGGGCCAGCGATGTGGACGAC TATGCACCCAACAAGATGCAGAGGATCCTGGTAGGAAACAAGTctgatgaggagctgaggaggcagGTGACAACGGAACAAGGAAGCAAG CTTGCAGAAACCTATGAGATGGAGTTCTTTGAAACCAGTGCTTCCACCAGCAATAACATCCGAGAG GCCTTCACTCGTCTGACCGAGCTGGTGTTGCAGGCACACAAGAGAGACACGGATAACTTGCTGTCGTCCCTGGATGATTATCTagagaaggctgctctggaggACGTGGGGAGTAAAGATACTGACAACAACGCTCAGAGGAGTTGTGCCTGTTAG
- the LOC109627792 gene encoding protein max-like isoform X1: protein MSENDDIEVDSDADKRAHHNALERKRRDHIKDSFHSLRDSVPALQGEKSSVKQASRAQILDKATEYIQYMRRKNHTHQQDIDDLKKQNVLLEQQVRALEKAKGNTQLQTSYSSDSNMYTNRKGSAVSAFDGGSDSSSESEPDEPPNRKKLRAEPS, encoded by the exons ATGAGCGAAAACGATGACATCGAAGTGGACAGCGAT GCAGACAAGCGAGCACATCATAATGCGCTGGAGCGCAAACGCAGGGACCACATTAAAGACAGCTTTCACAGTTTACGAGATTCTGTGCCTGCATTGCAAGGGGAGAAG AGCTCTGTTAAACAGGCCTCCCGAGCACAGATTCTAGACAAAGCTACCGAGTACATCCAGTACATGAGGCGGAAAAACCATACCCACCAGCAAGACATTGATGACTTGAAGAAGCAGAACGTTCTGCTGGAGCAGCAGG TTCGAGCACTGGAGAAGGCCAAGGGGAACACTCAGCTCCAGACCAGCTACTCCTCCGACAGCAACATGTATACAAACCGCAAAGGGAGCGCGGTGTCCGCCTTTGACGGCGGCTCTGACTCCAGCTCTGAATCGGAGCCAGACGAGCCGCCCAACAGAAAGAAGCTGCGTGCAGAGCCCAGTTAG
- the LOC109627792 gene encoding protein max-like isoform X2, which yields MSENDDIEVDSDADKRAHHNALERKRRDHIKDSFHSLRDSVPALQGEKASRAQILDKATEYIQYMRRKNHTHQQDIDDLKKQNVLLEQQVRALEKAKGNTQLQTSYSSDSNMYTNRKGSAVSAFDGGSDSSSESEPDEPPNRKKLRAEPS from the exons ATGAGCGAAAACGATGACATCGAAGTGGACAGCGAT GCAGACAAGCGAGCACATCATAATGCGCTGGAGCGCAAACGCAGGGACCACATTAAAGACAGCTTTCACAGTTTACGAGATTCTGTGCCTGCATTGCAAGGGGAGAAG GCCTCCCGAGCACAGATTCTAGACAAAGCTACCGAGTACATCCAGTACATGAGGCGGAAAAACCATACCCACCAGCAAGACATTGATGACTTGAAGAAGCAGAACGTTCTGCTGGAGCAGCAGG TTCGAGCACTGGAGAAGGCCAAGGGGAACACTCAGCTCCAGACCAGCTACTCCTCCGACAGCAACATGTATACAAACCGCAAAGGGAGCGCGGTGTCCGCCTTTGACGGCGGCTCTGACTCCAGCTCTGAATCGGAGCCAGACGAGCCGCCCAACAGAAAGAAGCTGCGTGCAGAGCCCAGTTAG